The following is a genomic window from Adhaeribacter radiodurans.
ATATACAAAATCAGCAGTACCGTAATAACACTAATTTTTTTAACGCCCTCTTTCCCAAAATACTCATTAATAATATCGGTACTAATAAATACTATGGGCCATATTACTACGCCGGCGGTTAAATTAAAATCTAAGTTAAATCCGGGTAAAACTGGAATTTGAGCTCCTGGTAAACCAAAAATTGCCTCTGCCGAAAATATTTTAACTCCAATTAATTCTGCTAATAAAGCATTCGCCAGAAAAATACTGCATAAAATTAAAAATAAGGTGTTTCGTTTTCGATGGGCAGATAAAGCTAACTTAGCCATAGTAAATTTTTGCCAGCTAAATTACGCGAAGAAGTCAAAAATAAAAGAGGGAAAAGCTATTTATTTGCTTCATTATCTTAATTATTCGCTCTCCTATATGTAAGTAAAAAGACTAGCGAATTATTATTACTAAAAGCTTAAATGCCCGAATAGAGATGCTTGTTTTGAGTTGAATTTATAGAGATTCGAAAATTAACGGTTTACTCTAAAATACTGATGGTTTTGCCTTCGGTGGCCAGTTGCGTGTTGTCGAAAACAGATTTAGCTTCGAGCAGAAGAGGAGTTAAATCGCGGTAGCGTACCGAAAAATGACCAATTAATAAGCGTTTCACCTCGGCCTTTCGCGCCAAAGTAGCTGCCTGAAGAGCTGTGGAGTGCATTGTGTAGGCTGCTTGCTCCTTGAGTTCGTCCAGAAAAGTAGCTTCGTGGTACAATAAATCAACTTGTTTAATGTACGGCAGAATATCTTCTTTATAGCGGGTGTCAGAACAGTAAGCGTATGAACGGCTACGGTTTGGTTCGCTGGTTACATCGGCGTTTGCTACCAGTAAATTGCCAGTTTCATCTAAAATGTCTTCGCCGGCTTTAAGCCGCACTAACTGGGCTGGGGTTAAAAAGCCAGGTAATTTATCTTTAATTAAATGCCTTAGTTTAGGTTTTTCCCGGAATAAAAAGCCGCAGCAATCTATCCGGTGCTGCATGGGCAAGGTGTGTACCGTAATGGCTTTGTCTTCAAATACCTGCGCGTGAACCGTAGTATCGAGTTCGTGATAAGTAAGTTTAAAGCTTAGTTGGGTATGAGAATACCTGAATTGTGTAGTGAGTATTTCGTCTAAACCTGCGGGACCAAATAAATTTAAGGGCTGCGTGCGTTGTTGCAGGTGCATAGTGGAGAGCAATCCAAACAAACCGAAAAAATGATCGCCGTGGAGATGGCTGATGAAGATATTAGAAATGCGCTGATGCTTTACTTTGTAACGCATCAGCTGCATTTGGGTATTTTCGCCGCAATCAATTAGATTAATTTGATTGCCTATGGTTAAAACCTGAGCGGTATGATGACGATCGGGAGAAGGAGTGGCGGAAGAACTGCCTAGTATTTTAAGCTCAAATTCCAATACTTCCGCTGCTTACCTTATTCTTCTTTGTTTGTTAAATCGCGCTCGATCTCGTGTAAAAATACCCGGTCAATAGCTTCTTCTACGGTAGGTAAAATGTTTAATACAGATTCTAATTTAGAAATAGTAATTAATTTCATTACGTGATCTTGTAAACCAGCTAGAATTAATAAACCATTAGAAGAATTACATAAACGATTAGCAATTAAGATAGAGCTTAAACCGGATGAATCGGTATATTTTACGTTGCTTAAATCCAGAATAAGGTTGGAGATACCTTCGGCGTTAAGTTTAACAAATTCTGATTTTAAATCTGGGGCAATAGTTGTATCTAATTTCTTCTCATCAATGGTGATGATAGTATAATTTTCTTTTTTATCAATGGTGTATTTCATAAGAACTGAAATAATGTTTAGAGTGCGAATGTACTAAAAAAAATTAATATTTTATAATATAAAAGGGTAACTCAAGCCCTATAGTTAAACATTTTGCAATATACTAGCCTCTATTCGCGCAAGTGCCTGATTATAATCCGTCTTCTGGAAAGGCGTGCCGGTAACCACTTCAAATAGCTCAATATAGCGTTCAGAGATGCTTTGAATCCAGTCATCGTCCATCTCTGGAACGCGTTGATTAGCCTTTCCCTGAAAGTCGTTTTCTATTAACCATTTACGAACAAACTCCTTCGATAATTGTTTTTGCGTTTGGCCATCTTTTTGTCTTTCGGTGTAACCATCCGCATAAAAATAGCGCGAAGAGTCGGGGGTATGCACTTCGTCAATCAGGTAAATTTTTTCATCTACTTTCCCAAACTCGTACTTAGTATCTACCAGCAATAATCCCTGTTGGGCGGCCATTTCGGTACCCCGGGTAAACAGTTGACGCGTGTAATTTTCGAGTTGGCGGTAATCTTCTTCAGATACGATCCCGGTTGCTATAATATCCTCCGGCGAAATATCTTCGTCGTGGCCTTCGGCGGCTTTGGTGGTTGGGGTAATAATAGGTTCCGGTAGTTTGTCGTTTTCGCGTAGTCCCTCTGGTAAACTGGCCCCGCAAATTGCCCGTTTGCCGCTCTGGTATTCGCGCCAGGCATGGCCTGCCAGGTACCCCCGGATTACCATTTCTACTTTAAATGGTTCGCAATTTATCCCGATTGTTACATTGGGATCAGGATGGGACAATACCCAGTTGGGCACAATATCCGAAGTAGCTTTTAAAAACGTGGCTGCAATTTGATTTAGTACTTGTCCTTTAAACGGAATGGCGCGGGGTAATACCACATCAAAAGCCGATATGCGGTCAGTAGCAACTACCGCCA
Proteins encoded in this region:
- a CDS encoding phosphoribosylaminoimidazolesuccinocarboxamide synthase, coding for MQALKETNFHFAKQTGFYRGKVRDVYYFQDKLAVVATDRISAFDVVLPRAIPFKGQVLNQIAATFLKATSDIVPNWVLSHPDPNVTIGINCEPFKVEMVIRGYLAGHAWREYQSGKRAICGASLPEGLRENDKLPEPIITPTTKAAEGHDEDISPEDIIATGIVSEEDYRQLENYTRQLFTRGTEMAAQQGLLLVDTKYEFGKVDEKIYLIDEVHTPDSSRYFYADGYTERQKDGQTQKQLSKEFVRKWLIENDFQGKANQRVPEMDDDWIQSISERYIELFEVVTGTPFQKTDYNQALARIEASILQNV
- a CDS encoding STAS domain-containing protein; protein product: MKYTIDKKENYTIITIDEKKLDTTIAPDLKSEFVKLNAEGISNLILDLSNVKYTDSSGLSSILIANRLCNSSNGLLILAGLQDHVMKLITISKLESVLNILPTVEEAIDRVFLHEIERDLTNKEE
- a CDS encoding ribonuclease Z, coding for MEFELKILGSSSATPSPDRHHTAQVLTIGNQINLIDCGENTQMQLMRYKVKHQRISNIFISHLHGDHFFGLFGLLSTMHLQQRTQPLNLFGPAGLDEILTTQFRYSHTQLSFKLTYHELDTTVHAQVFEDKAITVHTLPMQHRIDCCGFLFREKPKLRHLIKDKLPGFLTPAQLVRLKAGEDILDETGNLLVANADVTSEPNRSRSYAYCSDTRYKEDILPYIKQVDLLYHEATFLDELKEQAAYTMHSTALQAATLARKAEVKRLLIGHFSVRYRDLTPLLLEAKSVFDNTQLATEGKTISILE